The following nucleotide sequence is from Hevea brasiliensis isolate MT/VB/25A 57/8 chromosome 7, ASM3005281v1, whole genome shotgun sequence.
CTTAGGATCCATGATTGAACAGAGAAAGCAAAAAAAGCATGCACCTGAGAGGAATCGGAGCTTAAAAGGGAGTGGAAAATGTGAAGAAGGAATGTGGAAAGAGAGTTGATAATGGTCCGGAGATCACAAAGAAGAAGTTTGGAGTGACATTCTTGCGCTTGTTTGGATACACATCAGAAGAGAGAATACAGCAGAGAAAGGTGAAAGCGTTGAACATAGGAGACGAAAGAGTTTTTTTGTCAAATAGTAGACTACAGAATTACCAAGAGAGGGAACTGCATTTACACAATTACCAGAATGCCCCTACacatttgatttttttaaaaaattatttttaaggtaTATCCAGGCTAGAATTTCTTTCTCATGCTGTTTCTCCATCAAATTTTCTTGATGTTGAATTGAATAGAAAAGGAAATTTTAAGATTTGAGcacaattttatattatttatatttgtaGGGGCAGTTTGGTCATTCAAAGAGTTCCATTGTAGATTTGGTTTTGAACAGTAGAAGACAGAAGCACCAGGCGGATCTAATCACCGCTGACACGTGGCGTCTTCACGTCGACATGAAATATCAAGAGCCTGTGCCACTTTGGAGAGCACGCGGGGCATGTGCTTCTGTCACCGACAGATAGAGCCAGTGCAGTGGTGCTTGCCACCGCGAATCTGATCCATTGAGTAAGAGACACACGGCTGTGAATGATTTTCGTGGCAGGTGCACCATGCATTCACTATACCTGAACTTTTCCCTCTCCACAGTCGGCTCCAATAAGGTAGAAGTCTAATTAATcgcttaaaatttatattaattgtaattattttttgaaaaaaaaatatacataataatatttaaattattaacccAATAAATAGTTTATTTTTAACTGAATTGAAGAGGCCAATCTAATAATCatacatgaaaaattaatttgtaatATTACTTTTATTACAAtatcaaaaaaaatatatttgatataaaattttactaataaaaattaatttgagaatttaagactattcttttaaatttaattattgttgttacaaattaaaaaattgtgtatatgataaataaattttaaaaaataattataattataaataggaGTGTGccttaaaaaaatcaatttaatacaTTTCAACAAAGCATATAAAGCAATTTATATATTTggccaaagaaaaaaaagaacaaaTTTGTGGTAGCATTAGCATTACCCACAGGTAAAAATCAAGCACACTAACTGAATTTTGGCAATTTAAAAAGGGCCCAATAACTAATGGGATTAGAGCATATTCAACCTCCAACATCAGGATTTCCAGGAGGGCTGGACTTGGTTCAGCCATGAAGCAgcagcacaaagaatgaagcccCTTGCCTGAACCAAGTCCTCTGTGTGATCACACTCTGCTTAGCAACCCATCAATGGAAGACATTTTTTGGCCAAGAAGAAATGACAGAAGAGATGTAATAAGTACATAGAAAACTCTATGATATTCTAAGACAATTGTCAAAATTGTGAGAGAGCAATCAACTCAACTGATTTTTCCAACAACGAGATGCTTATACAtgacttttcattttttttacacAGATGAATACATGCATTCAATAGATATCATATCAACACCAGTGACATATTTTCCTAGTTTCAGAGCTTTGCTTTTCATAAACATAAGGAGGTGTAAGAGCGAGTGCGAAAGGATTCATCACCGTGGCCCAGAAAGCTCCATTGCTTCTACCACAAGTGAAGATTCTTCTATAAAATCTGAATATTTTTTACCATGATTTTCACATGATCTCATCCTTGGGGTCTCAATCTTCTGCGATGCTTCCCATTTCTCAGCTAAACCATCGCCTTCTAACATCTTTAGTACTTCAGACATCTTTGGGCGGTGGGAAGGATTAAATTGAGTACATAAAAGAGCAACTTGAACCATTTCTTCCAATTCAATCCTGTCAAAATTTCCCTTAAGATCCTTATCCACTAGTAGATTTAACTTGCCCTCTTGATGGAGCTTCTTCACCTGAAAAAGAATTTTAACAAGCAATCAATCATCTGAATGCAGGAGAATCTTTGACCAACACAGTTTACCAACTCATCCACAGCAATGACAAGTATGTTTGGCATATTATTTGATCCCCCCTCCTCCTCCCCCTCTAACCATAAGACTGACATATCAAGTTGATCAGTATTTCACCGATGTTGTAAGGAACACTGAATGATTAATAGCAAAAAAATAGAAAGATGATTGCAACAAACAAATTATCAAGTAGGTGGAATTTCATAACAATCCATTTGCAAGAATCCCCTTTACATGCTAAAATTCCAAAACATAatccaactcaaatattaacaacttGGTTATTTTACTTTTCAAATTCATTTATCATAGGTTCCCAAGACAGAGTGGTATTATTGACCAACAAATCAAGTTGATTATATATTTTACCAATGTTGTGGGGAACACTGAATGATTAGGAGCAAAAAATAGAAAGATGATGCCAGCAAACAAATTATCAAGTAGGTGGAATTTGGAATCCCATGACAATCCACTTGCAAGAATCCCATTTACATGCTAAAATCCAAAACGTAATCCAATCAAACAATATCAACTTGGTTATTTTACTTTTCAAATTCATTTATCATAGGTTcccaaacacacacacacacacacacctagagagagagagagagagagagagagagagagagagagagagtaccgAATCAAGCATGACACCCTTCTGGTTAGCTGCTCTTCCAAAATCCATAGCCTTCTGACCTGTGATAAGCTCGAGAAGTAATATCCCAAACCCAAACACATCAGTCTTCTCTGATGACTGGCCTGTTGACAAGTATTCTGGAGCAATGTGGCCAACAGTGCCACGCACAGCTGTGGTCACATGGGAATCTCTGTGATCCAAAAGCTTTGCCAATCCAAAATCACCAACAACTGCCTCAAAGTCTTCATCCAACAAAATGTTGGCTGCTTTAACATCACGGTGAATAATTTTGGGGTCACATTGCTCATGCAAATAAAGAAGCCCTCTAGCGGTACCTAAAGCTATCTTCTTTCGCCTTGCCCAGTCCAAAGCTGGCCGGCCATGAATGTGATCTGATAATAGAATCCATATCTGATAAAATTAGTCTCTGGTAGATGATATGTTGCAAAGAAAActattattttaagaaaactgAAAGTATAATAGGATCACTGGAATCATGATGGATTTTTGGCAATAAAAGTACAGCAACTCACTGCACAAATATTCCAATTTGTTAAAGCAATCAAGTTGCTGATGTGCTAAATTACCACTTGGGAGCATAAATCCTTTTCTGGAAGCAATGAGCTTAGAATGTGTTATGCAGTAATTTAAAAAAGATCATGGTTCAACTCATAAGAAATGAATTCAAAATAGTTGTCTCTGAAAGGCCGTACTTGGAAGTATGAAGATGAAAACGTGCAGTATCAGATTTGAAATCTCACCAAGCAAACTGATATAATTGGAAATCATATCCCTTTTTTTGGTTTGGGAGAGGGTATAGGGGTGTTAAGGAGTGAGTGAAAGTAGTTCAGTCAAAGAAAAACACACTGCCACAAGCTAGAATATTATATTATGGCATTTTGACTATCCAGGCGAAAATAATGATGGCGGCAGTGAGCGGAGTTTGAAGTGGTAACAATTGGAAGTTAACAGCCAGAGGATGAATATGTCTCTGGTTGTGGCAGTCACCATAAATTGGCTTGTGCTTGTGATTAGGGTTTTGCTGGTCCTGCCAGTTGCAAATCATGGTGGCTATCGTGCATTTTATGGTGGTCCTGCAGGATGGCTAGTGTGAGCAAATTGTGTCAGCGCCAGCTAATGGATAACAGCAGCCAAGGTTCCCCACATGTGGATAAATGGTTTAGAATCTTGGGCTAAAGATGAATACTGACCTCTTAATCGAGATGCTACACTTCCATTTGGCATATAGGGGTAAACAAGAAGCCTTTCATTCTCAGTAGTGCAGAACCCAGAGAGCCTGAGAAGATTTCGGTGGACAGCTAAGCTTATTGTTTCTACTTCCGTCTGGAATTGGATTTCACCACCAGCCACATTATAGTCCTTCAGCCTTTTGACAGCCAACAGTGTTCCATCATTCAAACATCCCTTGTAAACTATCCCAAATCCACCTCTCCCCAGAATGTTCTTTGAATTGAAATGATCAGTTGCAGCCCTAAGCTCCTTAAATGTGTATCTTCTCAAATGGCCCAAGCATACCTCTCGGTCATATTGTTCTGCCAAGCAAAACTTAGAAGTTGAGGAAAATTGAAATGCATTTAGAGGCACCTGAAAATGCACTTGAAAATGCAGTAAAATAACATCCAAAATATAAGAGAACTATTTATGCTATTATTTAAGCAAATTTTTAACTTGGTGGTATGGAGTTATTTTGATTCCCCATCACTTTGTTGCAAGGAATTCTGCTTATCTGTCTTCCTTTCCCCTAATAGTAACATTGGGGCGGCAAAACCATTTCCCAAGCAATACTTACCAATTACTTCCATAAAAACTTAGGAAGCAATGCCAATAACCATTCCAAAACAACTTTCAAAGTTTCTTATCATAGCTTATGATAAATACCAAAATTGCATAAGACAAGTCATTCTGATGACTTTGAAGCAGCACAAAGTATAAAGCAAGACCATGTAACTCTGGCAATTAACTTCTTGAATTTAATAAATGACACATAAAATAGGAAACTATTGTCAAAACTTTTAAATTTCAATGAACAGAACAATAAGTGGAAAGCTATAGAGTACagaagaaagaagaataaaatgAATGACAATGAATGAAACTAACCATTAACATCAAAGAAAATCTGCTGATTGCGTCTATATCGCCACCAAATGAGGAACCCGATAACAATTATGATGGAAAAAGCAGCACCAAAGCTTGCACCAAAAGCAATAGCCACGTGATGGCTACTGGCTCCAGAGTCTGATTGACCTAAGAAACCGAAGAGAAGCAACACGAACATCATCTATTGTTGTGGAGAAGAACAAGAAGCAAACAGATGAGTATGTGTAATTACATGAAGGTACCTTTTAGACCATCAGGTGGGAGAGAAAGAGGCTCCGGAAAGACAGCAGAGCAGTTGTTACTGGCCTTTGGTCCACATATTAAAGGGTTGCCTATAACTCTGACAATGAAAAGAATAGCATGGAGAAGTTGTGTTAGTATTTAGTAATAAATTGAAGTTAGGAGAAGTTAAGGACTATTGGAACGAGGAAAATAAATGCTCACTTGAAAGTTCTTGCTGATATTTTGGGCAAAGAACCACTCAGATTGTTAAATGAAAGATCCCTACAAGCAAGAATCATTTATAATTCTGAATAAGTATGTTCACAAAAATAAGAATAAAGCAGCTATTTTAACAGAAACGTTCCTATGATTACAGCAAACCCTTAACAGTGTGTAGTCTGCAAAGGTGTAAGGACATACACAAGAGTGAGACCTTCAATGTTGGACAGCGTCTCAGGGCAGGGTCCAGAAAGGCTGTTGTTATTTAACCGCCTGAATTGATCATCAACAACAATAATGGGCAAGAATTTGAATCAATCAGCATAAATAAGCCAAGTGTGCAGCATCTGGCGGAAAGCAAACCTCACCAGTAAAAAAGAAAAAGCACACTATTTTTGAAACTCACAGGTAATTCAGGTCCTTGAGGTCCCCCAAGGAAGCTGGTATTTCCCCACTGAACGTATTGTTGGAGAGATCAAGTGTTTGAAGCTTCCCCAACCTCCCTATTGCAGTAGGTATAGGGCCTGAAATGGCATTATTCTGCAACAACCTGCATATTTATGTAGAGGTGGCATATATCATTCATGCACTAGAAGA
It contains:
- the LOC110673669 gene encoding protein NSP-INTERACTING KINASE 3 codes for the protein MEERIFWLWRMGYLVLALMEISSATLSPTGINYEVVALVSIKTALHDPYNVLESWDINSVDPCSWRMVTCSPDGYVSALGLPSQSLSGTLSPWIGNLTNLQSVLLQNNAISGPIPTAIGRLGKLQTLDLSNNTFSGEIPASLGDLKDLNYLRLNNNSLSGPCPETLSNIEGLTLVDLSFNNLSGSLPKISARTFKVIGNPLICGPKASNNCSAVFPEPLSLPPDGLKGQSDSGASSHHVAIAFGASFGAAFSIIIVIGFLIWWRYRRNQQIFFDVNEQYDREVCLGHLRRYTFKELRAATDHFNSKNILGRGGFGIVYKGCLNDGTLLAVKRLKDYNVAGGEIQFQTEVETISLAVHRNLLRLSGFCTTENERLLVYPYMPNGSVASRLRDHIHGRPALDWARRKKIALGTARGLLYLHEQCDPKIIHRDVKAANILLDEDFEAVVGDFGLAKLLDHRDSHVTTAVRGTVGHIAPEYLSTGQSSEKTDVFGFGILLLELITGQKAMDFGRAANQKGVMLDSVKKLHQEGKLNLLVDKDLKGNFDRIELEEMVQVALLCTQFNPSHRPKMSEVLKMLEGDGLAEKWEASQKIETPRMRSCENHGKKYSDFIEESSLVVEAMELSGPR